The Triticum urartu cultivar G1812 chromosome 5, Tu2.1, whole genome shotgun sequence genome contains the following window.
ctctcactcgcATCTCTGGCGTAGCCGTCGCTCTCGCTCCCCTCCTCTCCGGCCCGAGCGGCCGCTTCTCCTCTgtgcctccctcctcctcctgaCCGTCCCTTGTGCTAGCCCCTCTTTGCCATGAAGTGCGGAGGAGCTATCAGTAGCGGCAGAGGTCAGGCTCTTGGGGGTGAGGCTAGAGAAGTCCAGGCGGAGCACGCCGCCGCCGTTGCAACCAGCCGCGCCTTGGGCGACGCCGACGAGCTCCAATGGCTTGACGCCACCAACGCGCTTCGGTGGATCAATCTGGCACCAAGAACCGTCCCAGCCTCGCTTCATCTCTgctgccgccccctccccttccaccctagccgccgcccccgtcgcgcgACTGCGAACCCGCCCTCCCGTCCCCCTCTCCTCTCCACTCTCCTCAGTGAGTTATTATGTTCTTCTTTTTTGCATTTTTTCTCTCTGCTAGAGTGAATAGATGTAGGTAGGTTGTTATGGATGGGTCTTGGGGGTGTTTGGATGTATTGGCTGCCTGGATCTTGTTAGAATCCTTTGGATTCATTAGGTCTGGTTGGATCCCCTCGGTTTTTTGCTGCTATGCGGGAGACAGTGCGGCATGGCTAGATTCCTCAGACGATTTTTTTGTTGCATTTCTTATTTTGTTCGGTGGCTGCGGGTTTGCCATTGGCTCATGTTATTGAAATTTGTCTAGATAAATTAATTGGCTGGTCTGTTTGTTAGTATGGGTTAATCCTTGGTTTAGGCCTTTAGCTTAAGAATtaaacaaatcacatgactggttaTAGATAATTGCAGGGACTATGCATGGCATGGTAATCAAACCACCATTGTTAGCTGTTTGGTTGGCGCTTTTGATGGAGAGAGGGGGGATAAGTTGTAGACATGTCAGGTGGTTAGTTATAAAGAGATTGGAGATTtatgcctattgtggttgcagtTCTGTGAATCAAAGCGCCATTCTTAAATGCTAGATTAATTTGGTTGTCTCATATGTCACCAGATTCCAGTTTCTAATTAGCAGTCAAGGAGTAGATAACTGCACAAGTTTGGACATGCATGAGGTGAGTATGCATGTAAATCTGTCTCAATATTAACTGATAGGGCAACTAATGTGACCGTTTTATTTTGCAGGTAGTGGTTGTTAAAAAGATAGATGACTGTAACAAATAATGTGTGAGAACAAGGAGCCAGAAATATTGGAAAACGACCATAAGATAGATAGTGGATTCAGTGATTTGGTTATTATGGAGGTTGATGGAACTTGGTCTACTGTCGGAATTCAGAGCCATAAAGCATTGGACTTGGACAAGGTAAGTGCACTTGCAGAGTCTCCATCTAGAATATCTATTTTGGGTACTAATTGTTGGTATATTATAGCAACAAACAATCAAAGACGCGTACGTTACTGCTCCATGGTTCAGAGCTCTTCCATGGCAGCAACCAGCGGTCCCAAGGCCAAGGTGAGTTCCCCATTTTCCTCCTCTCATTGAGCTCCCTCCTTTGCCCGCCATTTCCCTCGCTATCTCAGTGATATGCTTATATGCGCCGCTAGAAGTGAGGATTTGACTGTATTTCCGGAGCAAAAATATAACGAAGCGAAAATTGTTCCAGAGATCTGGGAGTTGTACTACTACTTCTGTTGTGATGTGTCTTGCTTTCGTGTTTGTTTACAATTGGCAAGTTTTAGGCTTTTACTGTCTTTAGCCATCCTAGCAATACTTTTTACAGTTATACTGCAAGGTCTGCACT
Protein-coding sequences here:
- the LOC125510462 gene encoding uncharacterized protein LOC125510462: MCENKEPEILENDHKIDSGFSDLVIMEVDGTWSTVGIQSHKALDLDKQQTIKDAYVTAPWFRALPWQQPAVPRPSCCKEYVSMHLPRPLGLVRYLKLYACVH